Proteins encoded within one genomic window of Defluviitalea raffinosedens:
- a CDS encoding zinc ribbon domain-containing protein, whose translation MKIRDFKQCGEIYRRVHWNNRGKKSIVWRCVSRLENTGLACHSRTVLEDMIGIATVEAINKLIGQKDGFLTILKENIETVISETDNNIVSNIDKKLEELQKDLLKLANSKEDYNDIADEIYRLREERHKALAEEAGKKGSKQRLEDMEKFLNEQSTLLEEYDEQLVRRLIEKITVYDDKLTIEFKSGVEIDIEK comes from the coding sequence GTGAAAATTCGCGATTTCAAACAGTGTGGCGAAATATACCGTAGAGTTCATTGGAATAACCGAGGTAAAAAATCGATTGTTTGGAGATGCGTCAGTAGGCTTGAGAATACAGGGTTAGCTTGTCATTCCCGAACCGTGCTGGAGGATATGATAGGTATTGCTACGGTGGAGGCAATTAATAAACTAATAGGGCAAAAGGATGGCTTTTTAACTATCTTAAAGGAAAATATAGAAACAGTGATAAGTGAAACGGACAATAATATTGTTTCCAATATAGATAAAAAGCTAGAGGAATTACAAAAAGACCTTTTGAAACTGGCCAATTCCAAAGAAGATTATAACGATATAGCCGATGAGATTTACAGGCTCAGAGAGGAAAGGCATAAGGCTTTAGCAGAAGAAGCCGGCAAAAAAGGCTCCAAGCAAAGGCTAGAAGATATGGAAAAATTCCTTAATGAACAATCCACCCTCCTCGAGGAGTATGATGAGCAACTAGTAAGGAGACTTATAGAGAAAATAACGGTCTATGATGATAAACTAACTATTGAATTTAAATCTGGTGTAGAAATTGATATAGAAAAATAA
- a CDS encoding ArsR/SmtB family transcription factor, with protein MKHSYADYVPAIKAMSDETRLKIIDMLSCGEMCACDILEEFSISQSTLSYHMKILSESGLVNAVRDGAWMRYTLNKEKTDEVIAFFTCITNDKEDCICKKSKNKKSDNQCC; from the coding sequence ATGAAGCATTCATATGCAGATTATGTTCCTGCAATTAAGGCTATGTCAGATGAAACACGGTTAAAGATTATTGATATGCTATCGTGTGGAGAAATGTGCGCATGCGATATATTAGAAGAATTCAGTATTTCTCAATCCACTCTTAGTTATCATATGAAGATTTTATCTGAAAGCGGCCTTGTAAATGCAGTACGTGATGGGGCTTGGATGAGATATACATTAAACAAGGAAAAAACGGATGAGGTTATAGCTTTCTTTACATGCATAACAAATGACAAAGAAGATTGTATTTGTAAAAAGAGCAAAAATAAAAAATCTGATAATCAATGTTGTTAA
- the arsD gene encoding arsenite efflux transporter metallochaperone ArsD — protein sequence MKNIEIFDPAMCCSTGVCGPSIDPELLRVATVINSLKEKGIIIKRHGLSSEPQDFISNKVISEILQKEGADILPVTLADGEIVKTKSYPTNEEFSEWLGVEISTKPQKKSGCCGPKGCC from the coding sequence ATGAAAAATATTGAGATTTTTGACCCAGCAATGTGTTGCTCGACAGGAGTTTGTGGACCATCTATTGACCCAGAGCTGTTAAGAGTAGCAACTGTTATTAATTCGCTTAAAGAAAAAGGGATTATTATAAAAAGGCATGGTTTGTCTAGTGAACCCCAGGATTTTATCTCCAATAAAGTTATAAGTGAAATTCTACAAAAGGAAGGAGCAGATATTCTTCCTGTAACACTGGCAGATGGTGAAATTGTAAAAACCAAAAGCTACCCAACAAACGAAGAGTTTTCAGAATGGTTAGGGGTGGAAATAAGCACAAAACCTCAAAAGAAGAGTGGCTGCTGCGGACCAAAGGGGTGCTGTTAA
- the arsA gene encoding arsenical pump-driving ATPase gives MLKNNYEPFSLDGINLTKYMFFTGKGGVGKTSTACAVAVNLADNGKSVLLISTDPASNLQDVFNTELDGKGVPIDGAPGLVVANLNPEEAAREYRESVIAPYRGKLPDSVIVNMEEQLSGSCTVEIAAFDQFSNFITDKSTENKYDYIIFDTAPTGHTLRMLQLPSAWSNFISESTHGASCLGQLAGLQDKKDMYKNAVENLADKDKTTLILVSRPEETPLIEAERSSHELSELGINNQVLVINGILSEATDDVSIKMLDKQQKALENMPQGLKKFKIFTIPLRSYNVVGIDNIRTFLYSDEYTKNSIYSKSLNLRHLDVLIEDIYRAGKKVIFTMGKGGVGKTTIAATIAVALARKGVKVHLTSTDPANHLKYVVEDTENIKLSKIDEKQELLRYQNEVLSKARETMSEDDVAYVEEDLRSPCTQEIAVFRAFAEIVDKAENEVVIIDTAPTGHTLLLLDSTQSYHKEVQRTKGETPISVQRLLPRLRDEKQTEVIIVTLPEATPVFEAQRLGDDLNRAGINNKWWVVNQCLSLTNTKNSMLIARADAEKQWLEKVKQISSDNFVAIPWFQDASIENIVNFSGGSKSDE, from the coding sequence ATGTTAAAGAATAATTATGAGCCATTTAGTTTAGATGGGATAAATCTGACTAAGTATATGTTTTTCACAGGAAAGGGTGGTGTAGGTAAAACTTCAACCGCTTGTGCTGTGGCAGTAAATTTAGCTGATAATGGAAAAAGTGTTCTCCTTATAAGCACTGATCCTGCATCCAATTTGCAGGATGTTTTTAATACTGAGCTTGATGGCAAAGGTGTGCCGATTGATGGAGCGCCGGGTTTAGTTGTGGCGAATCTTAACCCAGAGGAAGCTGCCAGAGAGTATAGGGAATCGGTTATTGCTCCATATAGGGGGAAGTTGCCGGATAGTGTAATTGTAAATATGGAGGAACAACTCTCGGGTTCATGTACTGTTGAAATTGCCGCTTTTGACCAGTTTTCGAACTTCATCACTGATAAATCCACAGAGAATAAATACGATTATATTATTTTTGATACTGCTCCGACAGGGCACACACTTCGTATGCTGCAATTACCATCAGCGTGGAGTAATTTTATCAGTGAAAGTACACATGGGGCGTCATGTTTAGGTCAGCTCGCTGGACTTCAAGATAAAAAGGATATGTATAAGAATGCGGTTGAAAACCTTGCAGATAAAGATAAAACAACTTTGATATTGGTATCAAGGCCGGAGGAAACTCCTTTGATTGAAGCTGAACGTTCAAGCCATGAGCTTAGTGAGCTAGGGATAAACAATCAGGTTTTAGTTATCAATGGTATACTGAGTGAAGCAACTGACGATGTTTCGATTAAAATGTTAGATAAGCAGCAAAAGGCTTTGGAAAATATGCCACAGGGTTTAAAAAAGTTTAAGATTTTCACTATACCACTTCGTTCCTATAACGTTGTAGGTATTGATAATATTAGAACATTTTTATATAGTGACGAATACACAAAAAATAGTATTTATAGCAAATCCTTAAATTTAAGACACCTAGATGTTCTGATTGAAGATATTTATAGGGCAGGTAAAAAAGTGATATTTACAATGGGCAAAGGCGGTGTTGGAAAAACAACTATTGCTGCAACCATTGCTGTGGCTCTTGCTAGAAAGGGTGTTAAGGTACATTTAACATCTACAGACCCAGCTAATCATCTCAAATATGTGGTTGAAGATACTGAAAATATTAAGCTAAGTAAAATAGATGAAAAGCAGGAACTATTGCGATATCAAAATGAGGTATTAAGTAAGGCTCGTGAAACAATGAGCGAAGATGATGTTGCTTATGTTGAAGAGGATTTACGCTCTCCATGCACACAGGAGATTGCAGTATTTAGAGCATTTGCTGAGATTGTTGACAAGGCTGAAAACGAAGTTGTAATAATTGATACTGCACCAACGGGTCACACGCTTCTGTTGCTTGATTCTACACAGAGTTATCATAAAGAGGTTCAGAGAACAAAAGGTGAAACGCCAATATCTGTTCAAAGATTACTTCCAAGACTTCGGGATGAGAAACAAACAGAGGTTATTATTGTTACATTACCTGAAGCAACACCGGTATTTGAAGCTCAGAGACTGGGTGATGACCTAAACAGAGCGGGAATTAATAACAAATGGTGGGTGGTTAATCAGTGCCTTTCATTGACGAATACTAAAAATAGTATGTTAATAGCTCGCGCTGATGCTGAAAAGCAATGGCTGGAAAAAGTTAAGCAAATAAGTTCTGATAACTTTGTTGCAATCCCCTGGTTTCAGGATGCATCAATTGAAAATATAGTGAACTTTTCTGGAGGTAGTAAAAGTGATGAATAA
- a CDS encoding DUF2703 domain-containing protein → MNKSDAGCCSCGSGCCGQEQEKRQIIIDFLYLDLSVCKRCQGTETNLEDAVNEVSTVLRAAGFDIVLNKININSRELAIEHHFLSSPTIRVNGRDIALEVKESSCKECGDLCGDSVDCRVWVQDGIEYTEPPKSMIINAILKEVYDGHSSIPLTNEKYEIPQNLITFFDSLERKED, encoded by the coding sequence ATGAATAAAAGTGATGCTGGCTGTTGCTCTTGTGGCAGTGGCTGCTGCGGACAAGAACAGGAAAAAAGGCAGATTATAATAGATTTTCTTTATCTTGATCTGAGTGTGTGTAAGAGGTGTCAAGGAACTGAAACTAATCTTGAGGATGCAGTTAATGAAGTATCAACGGTATTAAGAGCGGCAGGGTTTGATATAGTATTGAATAAGATTAATATAAATTCAAGGGAGTTAGCCATTGAACACCATTTTTTAAGTTCTCCAACCATTCGTGTAAATGGCAGGGATATTGCTCTTGAGGTTAAGGAATCTTCCTGCAAGGAATGTGGAGATCTATGTGGCGACTCTGTGGATTGCAGAGTTTGGGTGCAGGATGGTATAGAGTATACGGAACCACCAAAATCCATGATTATTAACGCAATTTTGAAAGAAGTTTATGATGGCCATAGTTCAATCCCCTTGACAAATGAGAAATATGAAATCCCACAAAACTTAATTACATTTTTTGATAGCTTAGAAAGAAAGGAGGATTGA